The following proteins come from a genomic window of Gimesia chilikensis:
- a CDS encoding PSD1 and planctomycete cytochrome C domain-containing protein, giving the protein MVVSRRTITGLLCNCLIVCLYFTTVSHAADSPAVQKSVVYEDTVLPIFQKHCVKCHSQKNRKAEFDLSSTAGLLKGGESGAGLVAGQPEESLLYDYLHEELMPPEGETPLSKAEIETVRLWISGGLKFKAVPQSVAETRISQHDVIPILYRRCVMCHGPEYQEGGLDLRTKAAMLTGGNAGPTVITGQPDESPLVKYIVEKTCPPKAEISRAGIEPMPAAELETVKTWIAEGLNEDNKSEPFRLDQDPLVTTEDRQFWSFQPPQQVTPPAVKHQPLVKNPIDAFLLRKLEAADLSYAPEADKRTLIRRATYALTGLPPTQAEVQAFLADESPDAYEKLVDRLLASPRYGEKWGQFWLDLAGYADSEGKRSADLIRKYAYRYRDYVIQSFGEDKPYDVFLTEQLAGDELVDHQHTAEVTPELIEKLVATGFLRMAPDGTSANPVNRVTDRLEVISDELDVLYRSVLGLTMNCARCHSHKYDPIPQRDYYRSMAIFKGAYDEYDWMTPQPFSNQWKRARSRLLTLVPKEEQAAIDQHNAPIEAKIADVESKLKDKKLDKSEKKKLDKELKDLKSSLKTPEMIRALWDRGRPSPTYIYRRGDEMQPTRPVEPGPPSAIAEGISPYRIDPSLQTDEKTGRRLAFARWLTQPDHPLTSRVIVNRIWHKHFGTGLVKSIDNFGALGTPPSHPELLDWLAVEFVQQGWQFKKLHRLIMTSRAYRQSSSVTPELEKQDPENELLSRMPLRRLEAEELRDALIFTAGELDETKYGQPVAVEVRKDGLVTAKRSKDGWRRSVYVRHRRKEMPTFLEVFDLPQMNPNCTERKISNVVSQPLLLVNNKMVHELAVYFADRVRKQAGDDPAQQIKLAYQLAYQRPPAETELALALDSLKLLNPPADKDSEQDSRPADGFTEYCHVLLNSAEFLYID; this is encoded by the coding sequence ATGGTCGTTTCCCGTCGTACCATCACCGGCCTGCTGTGCAACTGTCTGATTGTCTGCCTGTACTTCACCACCGTCAGCCATGCTGCAGACTCTCCCGCTGTACAGAAATCTGTTGTTTACGAAGACACCGTCCTGCCGATCTTTCAGAAACACTGCGTCAAATGCCATAGTCAGAAAAACCGCAAAGCGGAATTCGATCTGAGCTCAACCGCCGGCCTGCTTAAGGGGGGCGAATCAGGAGCAGGGCTCGTCGCAGGTCAGCCGGAAGAGAGTCTGCTCTATGATTATCTGCACGAAGAGCTGATGCCCCCTGAAGGGGAGACACCGCTTTCGAAAGCCGAAATCGAAACCGTACGCCTGTGGATCAGCGGCGGACTCAAGTTCAAAGCAGTGCCCCAGTCTGTCGCGGAAACCCGAATTTCGCAGCACGATGTAATTCCGATCCTCTATCGCCGATGTGTGATGTGCCACGGCCCGGAGTATCAGGAAGGGGGACTCGACCTGCGAACCAAGGCAGCCATGCTGACCGGCGGTAACGCAGGTCCTACGGTCATTACAGGTCAGCCCGACGAGAGCCCGTTGGTTAAATATATTGTAGAGAAGACCTGCCCTCCTAAAGCGGAGATCAGCCGCGCCGGAATCGAACCGATGCCCGCCGCGGAACTGGAAACGGTGAAAACCTGGATCGCCGAAGGTCTAAATGAAGATAATAAGAGTGAACCGTTTCGCCTCGACCAGGACCCGCTGGTCACAACGGAGGATCGTCAGTTCTGGTCCTTCCAGCCTCCCCAGCAGGTCACTCCGCCCGCAGTCAAACATCAGCCCCTGGTGAAAAATCCGATCGATGCCTTCCTGCTTCGTAAACTGGAAGCAGCTGATCTCTCCTATGCCCCCGAAGCAGACAAGCGGACGTTGATCCGCCGCGCAACGTATGCCTTAACAGGACTGCCTCCCACACAAGCTGAAGTACAGGCATTTCTCGCGGATGAAAGTCCGGACGCCTATGAAAAACTGGTTGATCGTCTGCTCGCGTCTCCCCGTTATGGTGAGAAGTGGGGTCAGTTCTGGCTCGACCTGGCGGGCTACGCGGATTCCGAGGGAAAACGGAGTGCCGACCTGATCCGCAAATACGCGTATCGCTACCGGGATTATGTGATCCAGTCTTTTGGTGAAGACAAACCTTACGATGTCTTTCTCACCGAACAGCTGGCCGGCGATGAACTGGTCGATCATCAGCACACTGCTGAAGTCACTCCTGAACTGATTGAAAAGCTGGTGGCGACCGGCTTTCTAAGAATGGCGCCCGATGGGACTTCAGCCAACCCGGTGAATCGAGTGACTGACCGTCTGGAAGTCATTTCGGATGAACTCGACGTGCTGTACCGCAGTGTGCTGGGCCTGACGATGAACTGTGCCCGCTGTCACAGTCATAAGTACGATCCGATTCCGCAGCGCGACTATTACCGTTCCATGGCGATCTTTAAGGGAGCCTACGACGAGTACGACTGGATGACGCCGCAGCCTTTCAGCAACCAGTGGAAGCGGGCCCGCAGTCGTCTGTTGACCCTGGTTCCCAAGGAAGAACAGGCCGCCATCGATCAGCACAATGCACCGATCGAAGCCAAAATTGCAGACGTCGAATCGAAACTCAAAGACAAGAAACTGGACAAGTCGGAAAAGAAGAAACTCGACAAAGAGCTTAAGGACTTGAAATCCTCTCTCAAAACCCCGGAAATGATTCGGGCCCTCTGGGACCGGGGGCGTCCTTCGCCGACCTATATCTACCGCCGTGGCGACGAGATGCAACCGACCCGTCCTGTGGAACCGGGGCCGCCGTCCGCGATTGCTGAGGGCATCTCGCCTTATCGCATTGATCCTTCCCTGCAGACCGATGAGAAAACCGGACGCAGACTGGCGTTTGCCCGCTGGTTGACGCAGCCCGACCATCCCTTAACGTCACGGGTGATTGTGAATCGCATCTGGCACAAACATTTTGGTACCGGACTGGTGAAGAGTATCGACAACTTTGGCGCCCTGGGCACGCCTCCCAGCCATCCCGAACTGCTGGACTGGCTGGCGGTCGAATTCGTGCAACAGGGCTGGCAGTTCAAAAAACTGCATCGGCTGATCATGACCTCGCGTGCCTACCGGCAGTCATCTTCAGTCACGCCGGAACTGGAGAAACAGGATCCGGAAAACGAACTGCTTTCCCGTATGCCACTCAGACGACTTGAAGCAGAGGAACTACGCGACGCCCTGATCTTCACTGCCGGTGAACTCGACGAGACGAAATATGGTCAGCCGGTCGCCGTGGAAGTCCGGAAAGATGGTCTGGTAACCGCGAAGCGGAGTAAAGATGGCTGGCGACGCAGCGTTTATGTCCGTCACCGCCGAAAAGAAATGCCGACCTTCCTGGAAGTGTTTGACCTGCCCCAGATGAACCCGAACTGCACCGAACGTAAGATTTCCAACGTCGTTTCCCAGCCCCTGCTGCTGGTCAACAATAAAATGGTACACGAACTGGCGGTCTACTTTGCGGATCGAGTACGGAAGCAGGCGGGAGACGATCCCGCTCAACAGATTAAGCTGGCTTACCAGTTGGCCTACCAGCGTCCCCCTGCTGAGACAGAACTTGCGCTGGCCCTCGACTCGCTGAAGTTACTGAATCCCCCTGCTGATAAAGATTCCGAACAGGACTCCCGTCCTGCTGATGGATTTACTGAATACTGCCACGTGTTGCTCAACTCCGCCGAATTTCTTTACATCGACTGA
- a CDS encoding DUF1501 domain-containing protein, which translates to MTVPPLQNELLTELSRRRFFDRMTDGLCGVALSSLLGQRAFGAETHRAKNLPENLQPRRPHFTPRATSVIHLCMQGGPSQVDLFDPKPALKKYHGQTAPRELTGNAVFETDRTGKLMQSPFEFKRHGKSGAWVSNALPHIAQEVDEMTIVRSMYNVHPNHEPAIYKMQSGQTFPGHPVLGSWVTYGLGNENQNLPAYVVLADPTNRLPVNNVDNWMSGYLSPLYQGTRMKSTGSPLLNLAPDYAHAEQVSRNKQQLLKQLDRMHQKQRPGQQELEARIQNYEMAANMQLEATETLDLAQETQETLAMYGIDQQETESFGRRCLLARRLVEKGVRFVQLYTRTQLWDNHSKIANSLQSACGQTDLPVAGLLKDLRQRGLLDSTLVLWGGEFGRLPTAQITNNAQMKLAGRDHGPYGFTAWMAGGGVKRGLVYGSTDEVGYASVENRVSIQDWHATILHLLGMDHERLVYQRNGLGERLTHQFETNVVHDIIA; encoded by the coding sequence ATGACCGTTCCTCCGCTACAAAATGAACTGCTGACTGAACTTTCCCGTCGTCGCTTTTTTGATCGCATGACAGACGGTCTGTGTGGCGTTGCACTGTCTTCCCTGCTGGGGCAGCGGGCCTTCGGAGCAGAAACGCATCGCGCCAAGAATCTTCCAGAGAACCTGCAACCACGACGTCCGCATTTCACTCCCCGCGCCACATCAGTCATTCATCTCTGCATGCAGGGCGGCCCCAGCCAGGTTGACTTGTTCGATCCCAAGCCCGCCTTGAAGAAGTATCACGGACAGACCGCTCCCCGCGAACTGACCGGCAACGCAGTATTCGAAACCGACCGCACCGGGAAACTGATGCAGAGCCCGTTTGAATTCAAGCGGCACGGCAAGTCGGGGGCCTGGGTTTCCAATGCGCTGCCGCACATTGCGCAGGAAGTGGACGAGATGACGATTGTCCGCTCGATGTACAACGTGCATCCCAACCACGAACCGGCCATTTACAAAATGCAATCCGGCCAGACGTTTCCCGGGCATCCGGTGCTCGGTTCCTGGGTCACCTACGGGTTGGGGAATGAAAATCAGAATCTGCCCGCTTACGTGGTGCTCGCTGATCCCACCAATCGACTGCCTGTCAACAACGTGGATAACTGGATGTCGGGTTATCTCTCGCCCCTCTACCAGGGAACGCGAATGAAATCGACGGGCTCTCCGCTGTTAAACCTGGCTCCCGATTACGCTCACGCCGAGCAGGTCAGTCGTAACAAGCAACAGCTGCTAAAACAACTCGACCGCATGCATCAGAAACAACGCCCCGGTCAGCAGGAACTGGAAGCCCGCATACAGAATTACGAGATGGCTGCCAACATGCAGCTCGAAGCGACCGAGACACTCGACCTGGCACAGGAGACGCAGGAAACCCTGGCCATGTATGGCATCGATCAGCAGGAGACTGAAAGTTTCGGCAGACGCTGCCTGCTGGCCCGACGTCTGGTCGAGAAAGGAGTTCGCTTCGTTCAGCTTTATACCCGCACGCAACTCTGGGATAACCATTCCAAAATTGCGAACTCCTTGCAGAGTGCCTGTGGCCAGACCGACCTCCCGGTCGCGGGACTGCTCAAAGACCTGCGTCAGCGGGGACTGCTCGATTCAACGCTGGTCCTCTGGGGTGGTGAGTTCGGACGTCTGCCGACGGCCCAGATCACCAACAACGCCCAGATGAAACTCGCCGGCCGCGATCACGGTCCCTACGGTTTCACAGCCTGGATGGCGGGTGGGGGAGTCAAACGGGGGCTGGTTTACGGCAGCACTGATGAAGTCGGCTACGCTTCCGTGGAGAACCGCGTCAGCATCCAGGACTGGCACGCGACCATTCTGCATCTGCTGGGCATGGATCATGAAAGACTCGTCTACCAGCGTAACGGCCTGGGCGAACGGCTGACGCATCAGTTCGAAACGAATGTGGTCCACGATATCATCGCCTGA
- a CDS encoding glycerophosphodiester phosphodiesterase, protein MKFVYALLFALNLLTVLPAEEPSFLKNGVTAHRGNSVAWPENTIPAFESGILAGADWLELDIFLTKDGKLVVTHDKTTKRVGDQNREVADSTYAELKTIDVATDFRRRKQLTKTECPPQRMPLLEEVLLLVKQQNKTRVSLQPKADCVKEAVALVKRLKMEPWVGFNDGNLNFMTQVKQLAPEIPVFWDRGADTDIAADIKIARQRGFEALVLHHSGITPEKVQQIKAAGLEPGAWTVNDPDLMQQLLKQGVERIYTDDPSLLLELKNR, encoded by the coding sequence ATGAAATTTGTCTACGCGTTGCTGTTCGCTCTCAATCTGCTGACGGTACTTCCTGCTGAGGAACCTTCCTTTTTAAAGAACGGGGTCACCGCCCACCGCGGCAATTCCGTTGCCTGGCCGGAAAATACCATCCCCGCCTTTGAAAGTGGAATCTTAGCGGGTGCGGACTGGCTGGAACTCGATATCTTTCTCACGAAGGACGGCAAGCTGGTCGTCACGCATGACAAGACCACGAAGCGGGTGGGTGATCAGAACCGGGAAGTAGCCGATTCCACATATGCAGAACTGAAAACGATTGACGTCGCTACCGACTTCCGTCGCAGAAAGCAGCTGACCAAAACAGAATGCCCACCCCAGCGGATGCCGTTGCTCGAAGAAGTACTGTTACTCGTTAAGCAACAGAACAAAACACGTGTTTCGCTGCAGCCCAAGGCCGACTGTGTCAAAGAGGCGGTTGCACTGGTCAAGCGTCTGAAGATGGAGCCCTGGGTCGGTTTCAATGACGGGAACCTGAATTTTATGACCCAGGTCAAACAGCTGGCTCCTGAGATCCCTGTCTTCTGGGATCGTGGCGCGGATACCGATATCGCAGCCGACATCAAGATTGCCAGGCAGCGCGGCTTTGAAGCCCTGGTTCTGCATCACAGCGGGATCACTCCAGAAAAAGTCCAGCAGATTAAAGCCGCCGGCCTCGAACCGGGCGCCTGGACTGTCAACGATCCCGATTTGATGCAGCAACTGCTCAAGCAGGGCGTCGAACGCATTTATACCGACGATCCCAGCCTGCTGCTGGAATTGAAAAATCGGTAA
- a CDS encoding BlaI/MecI/CopY family transcriptional regulator, giving the protein MEQPNQNELEVLRLLWNKAPQKPGEIQESFGWEIDNGTLRSVLVSMVERGMLTRQREGRAYLYAPKLKRETHLRQMVRRLAEVFTGGSTGQLLMELAEKERLNPEELKQLKKIARGEK; this is encoded by the coding sequence ATGGAGCAGCCCAATCAGAATGAGCTGGAGGTTCTGCGCCTGTTGTGGAACAAAGCGCCGCAAAAGCCGGGTGAAATCCAGGAGTCCTTCGGCTGGGAAATCGATAACGGCACCTTGCGCAGCGTGCTGGTGAGCATGGTCGAGCGAGGGATGCTCACGCGTCAGCGCGAAGGCCGGGCGTATCTGTATGCCCCCAAGCTCAAGCGGGAAACGCACCTGCGACAGATGGTACGTCGGCTGGCGGAAGTCTTTACCGGTGGCTCGACCGGACAGCTGTTGATGGAGCTGGCTGAAAAGGAGCGTCTGAATCCCGAAGAACTCAAACAGCTCAAGAAAATTGCCCGCGGCGAAAAGTAA
- a CDS encoding M56 family metallopeptidase — protein sequence MDISELLLNTLLRLTLLLAVGWLILYSLSAVNPRWPVFWTRFLSVACLLFPLVCYFIPPLGLAILPPVETERTEAVVESAPDMKPPALTAQTESVSKTLTKETQTTLLVPQESPATEHSNPLPLKQEPEIAISSSTTPSGNVEPKEVISKTPPIPSTTAVHQQPASDKSSLSKSTWLALVWLAGMMVLLIRLSWQVRRATVLRKHSELVPDHIQQQCQSLADRLSIIGTPRVRYSTEIESPCTAGVFRPVIYLPRIWFEALSAEEQSAILMHELAHVAGRDVFWNLVTHLTQAVYWFHPLAWRLPHRHRLACEHLSDAQAADAISSLSEYRRLLAHWALRRQGAESRLAALAMADRSQMLRRLKWLERPADVDRLPLAWRYGFGMLAFLSAVVVATVHFSPQVLAQKPDAPQKAKQAETKEKTDKPQAEKKKPAARKVRKPGKPDINLKQTSPKIVKVVDEQDRPIAGAKVRVGWWEDNEGDMLGKITINPPVTNQKGEVTIQVPEGAARAQISAEAEGYAKAGTQYSLNGNPKLVLQPGRIIRVKAVDTQGQLLPEAYPVLENNRVIGREFKQDARRLGYFTSPVVKLDRRWMRVVASNEDRPVLFSHLIDVTNPERVEEDGTIVAILEPGIRLEGRLDDSVPRPIKYGCVELYINEGQDHKIGGGWTWQQTAPVKEDGTFEFDSLPTGGHVQLFALVDGYQSTRPTPEELKNYLKLHDAGKASVLDNAFERHDAFWPHLFPLTPGLYKTEVELPCTPTTSLNVKVVDPIGQPIEGAEVKFNPNGLFFGGKLFIPATEVWSMANQIIAPDKEARKQRLEWAQETFLRVKTDAEGIARVRNLPADDRESYKVTADGYQMPVYPTSSLDDPARYALIDLAGGQTLRRTITMEKYVPSSPRKIMVVNRQAEPVSDIKITVSEIAFENAPDDWQLWASQRFGPLATGESDKDGNVQLRVPLEVNGEAVSRLRITIQGRIEQKGQDAYVQRKRLIIPREADGRVVVLTNSDEKPKEKYAFYDVAVDYLQSSELLSNSPQVLIQKLQKQASLIVLKQLLSLNDFEAATPLKFTSKWNLVGTDSTRRSERVAITTLPTDQGERVVVLCEVRPRGASWDVKPKQRFPPKAAFIFNPEGTLIRMLGGWASSSGSYNNLMLSNLGGADDYFISTSAFEPHGPFEYIQRWYQLGKEDKPALTFYGYANATAWNAKPGPSKPLAEFGYLDLKFNGRDMEHLVCGVLPNGTLAPRMLIWDGVRDQFIAPVQESVDDKPLYKVDLQNSHQFKPLEVKPGELVVAGGRRDLKNWHAWNCVIPKGQTARVRLFSVDESGEKPVETEYFTRELPAGQHHLQLQLADDEKEQSESAANLWIDDSAKESLTVPRVPVADVPSVAGVPISRTGKTELDLFNRATTQKQQRLIWRMELQGKSAD from the coding sequence ATGGATATATCTGAGCTACTGCTAAACACACTGCTCCGCCTGACTCTGCTGCTGGCAGTCGGGTGGCTGATTCTGTACTCGCTTTCCGCAGTCAATCCGCGCTGGCCGGTATTCTGGACCCGCTTTCTGTCTGTCGCCTGCCTGCTGTTTCCGCTGGTCTGTTATTTCATACCACCTCTGGGGCTGGCGATCTTACCCCCCGTGGAAACAGAGAGAACAGAAGCCGTTGTCGAGAGTGCCCCCGATATGAAGCCTCCCGCTCTCACTGCCCAGACCGAATCCGTTTCGAAAACCCTGACAAAAGAAACACAAACGACTCTCCTCGTACCGCAAGAATCACCTGCGACGGAGCACAGCAATCCGCTGCCCCTGAAACAGGAACCCGAGATCGCGATATCCTCGAGCACGACGCCCTCCGGCAATGTGGAACCAAAAGAAGTGATTTCTAAAACTCCCCCGATCCCATCTACTACCGCAGTTCACCAGCAACCAGCATCAGACAAGTCTTCCCTGTCAAAAAGCACCTGGCTCGCCCTTGTCTGGCTAGCAGGCATGATGGTTCTCTTAATCAGACTCAGCTGGCAGGTACGCCGGGCAACCGTTCTGCGCAAACATTCTGAGCTGGTCCCCGATCACATACAACAACAGTGTCAGTCCCTGGCAGACCGCCTCAGTATAATAGGCACACCTCGGGTGCGGTACTCGACTGAGATCGAAAGCCCCTGTACTGCGGGCGTCTTTCGGCCGGTAATCTATCTCCCCCGCATATGGTTTGAAGCACTGTCGGCAGAGGAACAGTCGGCCATCCTGATGCATGAACTCGCGCATGTGGCCGGACGCGATGTGTTCTGGAATCTGGTCACCCATCTGACCCAGGCGGTTTACTGGTTTCATCCACTGGCCTGGAGATTGCCGCACCGGCATCGTCTGGCCTGTGAGCATTTATCAGACGCGCAGGCCGCTGATGCCATCAGCAGTCTCAGTGAATATCGGCGTCTGCTGGCACACTGGGCTCTGCGGAGACAGGGAGCGGAATCCCGTCTGGCTGCGCTGGCGATGGCGGACCGTTCACAAATGCTGCGGCGGCTCAAGTGGCTCGAACGCCCGGCTGACGTCGATCGACTTCCGCTTGCCTGGCGGTATGGTTTTGGAATGCTCGCGTTCCTTTCTGCGGTCGTCGTGGCGACGGTTCACTTCAGTCCGCAGGTGCTTGCGCAAAAACCGGATGCCCCTCAGAAAGCAAAGCAGGCAGAAACGAAAGAGAAAACAGATAAACCCCAGGCAGAGAAAAAGAAACCGGCTGCCCGGAAGGTTCGAAAACCGGGGAAACCCGACATTAATCTGAAGCAGACATCGCCGAAAATCGTGAAAGTTGTCGACGAACAAGATCGGCCCATTGCCGGTGCCAAAGTTCGTGTTGGCTGGTGGGAAGATAATGAAGGGGACATGCTGGGGAAAATCACGATCAATCCTCCCGTCACGAATCAGAAGGGCGAGGTCACAATTCAGGTTCCCGAGGGAGCCGCCCGGGCACAGATCTCTGCCGAGGCTGAAGGCTATGCCAAAGCGGGCACGCAATATTCTCTCAACGGCAACCCAAAGTTGGTTCTGCAGCCGGGACGCATCATTCGCGTGAAAGCGGTCGATACTCAAGGCCAACTGCTGCCCGAGGCCTATCCCGTACTGGAAAACAATCGTGTGATCGGACGCGAGTTCAAACAGGACGCTCGGCGGCTCGGTTACTTTACTTCTCCGGTTGTCAAACTGGACCGCCGCTGGATGCGGGTTGTGGCCAGCAACGAAGACCGGCCGGTGCTCTTCAGTCACCTGATCGATGTCACTAATCCGGAACGCGTGGAAGAGGACGGTACGATTGTGGCGATTCTCGAACCAGGTATCCGGCTGGAGGGTCGCCTGGACGACTCAGTTCCCCGGCCGATTAAATACGGTTGTGTGGAGCTCTACATTAATGAAGGGCAGGACCATAAGATCGGTGGCGGCTGGACCTGGCAGCAGACTGCGCCCGTCAAAGAAGATGGGACGTTTGAATTCGATTCTCTGCCGACCGGGGGGCACGTACAGCTCTTCGCCCTGGTTGATGGTTATCAGTCGACGCGACCAACGCCCGAGGAATTGAAAAATTACCTGAAGCTGCATGACGCCGGGAAAGCTTCCGTCCTCGACAATGCCTTCGAACGACACGATGCCTTCTGGCCGCACCTGTTTCCGCTCACGCCGGGACTGTATAAGACCGAGGTGGAACTTCCCTGCACGCCAACTACGTCCCTGAATGTCAAAGTGGTCGACCCCATCGGCCAGCCAATCGAAGGCGCCGAAGTCAAATTCAATCCCAACGGGCTGTTTTTTGGAGGGAAGCTGTTTATTCCTGCCACGGAAGTCTGGTCGATGGCAAACCAAATCATCGCTCCTGATAAGGAGGCACGCAAGCAGCGCTTAGAGTGGGCACAAGAGACCTTTCTGCGCGTCAAAACCGATGCGGAGGGAATCGCCCGGGTCCGGAATCTACCCGCCGACGATCGGGAATCGTACAAGGTTACTGCGGACGGTTATCAGATGCCCGTCTATCCAACCTCTTCCCTCGACGATCCTGCGCGCTATGCGCTGATTGATCTCGCAGGTGGTCAGACGCTGCGACGAACGATTACCATGGAGAAGTATGTTCCCAGTTCGCCTCGAAAAATAATGGTTGTCAATCGTCAGGCGGAGCCGGTATCCGACATCAAAATTACCGTCAGTGAGATTGCATTTGAAAATGCCCCCGACGACTGGCAACTCTGGGCTTCACAGCGGTTTGGACCGCTGGCGACAGGGGAATCGGACAAGGACGGCAACGTCCAGTTACGTGTTCCCCTGGAAGTGAACGGAGAAGCGGTTTCCCGTTTGCGGATTACGATACAGGGACGCATCGAACAGAAAGGGCAGGACGCGTATGTGCAACGCAAACGCCTGATTATTCCCCGCGAAGCCGACGGGCGGGTGGTGGTGCTGACCAACTCAGATGAAAAACCAAAAGAAAAATATGCGTTCTATGATGTCGCGGTCGACTACCTGCAGTCTTCAGAACTGTTGAGCAACTCCCCGCAAGTATTGATTCAAAAGTTGCAGAAACAAGCGTCTCTGATCGTGTTGAAGCAGTTACTCTCTTTGAACGACTTCGAAGCTGCCACACCGCTAAAATTTACGAGCAAGTGGAACCTGGTAGGAACTGACAGTACCAGAAGATCGGAACGGGTCGCCATTACGACGCTTCCCACTGACCAGGGTGAGCGTGTGGTTGTACTCTGTGAAGTCCGTCCCCGTGGTGCCAGTTGGGACGTGAAACCGAAACAGCGATTTCCTCCCAAGGCAGCGTTTATTTTTAATCCGGAAGGTACGCTGATCCGAATGCTGGGTGGCTGGGCATCTTCCAGCGGCAGTTACAATAACCTGATGCTCTCTAACCTGGGTGGGGCCGACGATTATTTTATCTCGACCTCTGCGTTTGAACCGCACGGTCCCTTTGAATATATCCAGCGCTGGTACCAGCTCGGTAAGGAAGACAAACCGGCACTCACCTTTTATGGCTATGCGAATGCGACCGCCTGGAATGCCAAACCGGGCCCCTCAAAACCACTGGCCGAATTTGGTTATCTCGATTTGAAATTTAATGGCAGAGATATGGAACATCTTGTCTGCGGCGTGTTGCCCAATGGGACTCTGGCTCCCCGGATGCTGATCTGGGATGGTGTTCGCGATCAGTTCATCGCGCCAGTTCAGGAAAGTGTGGACGATAAACCTCTCTACAAGGTTGATCTCCAGAACTCGCATCAGTTCAAACCGCTTGAGGTGAAACCCGGCGAACTGGTTGTGGCCGGTGGTCGTCGCGACTTAAAAAACTGGCATGCCTGGAACTGCGTTATTCCGAAAGGTCAGACTGCCAGAGTGAGGTTGTTCTCTGTGGATGAATCCGGGGAGAAGCCGGTCGAGACAGAGTATTTCACCCGGGAACTTCCTGCCGGTCAGCATCATCTGCAACTGCAGTTAGCTGACGATGAGAAAGAGCAGAGCGAGTCAGCAGCAAATCTGTGGATTGATGATTCGGCGAAAGAGTCATTGACGGTTCCCCGTGTCCCTGTCGCCGACGTACCATCGGTCGCAGGTGTCCCCATCTCCCGCACAGGGAAAACAGAACTGGATCTGTTCAACCGCGCAACCACTCAGAAACAGCAACGCCTGATCTGGCGGATGGAACTGCAGGGAAAGTCCGCGGATTGA